One window of Lytechinus variegatus isolate NC3 chromosome 2, Lvar_3.0, whole genome shotgun sequence genomic DNA carries:
- the LOC121409711 gene encoding paired box protein Pax-2a-like — protein sequence RNIDNLSPICLSIFPGQGGINQLGGVFANGRPLPIHIRHRILELAHLGLRPCDISRQLLVSHGCVSKILSRFAETGSILPGAIGGSKPRVSTPAVVTRIAQYKQENSSMFAWEIRERLLLDGICSKETLPSVSSINRILRNCSSEPEDRKENLNEDPLLHTKDSDCLHLPSSLSPTSPRRFPDDKRSLSTSPTDVSSMTPSSRRSSFAVDDILGLRDPQPTKRSRIEIVRNDKGNPDEPDQKKARRESGDVGDCDVKKSVERPPSDIPLPQAEKWLDNKALKLLQQHSGADGSKAVVELPPSTTFLPTRLPSIPPHHPLANTNLPLARWALPFLTLRGGQHFPQHQRPALPFHPATIPHHPHHHSQPTIQPPHIIPHQSFVPHPGIPHPAMVHPRFALPIMDRDEHDVPAGKRSALKPAIIGNDIKPRIMPFCIPAAVPSKLIPS from the exons agaaatattgataatttatcTCCAATCTGTCTTTCGATTTTTCCAGGTCAAGGTGGTATCAATCAACTTGGGGGCGTGTTTGCCAATGGTCGACCCCTCCCCATCCACATACGTCACCGCATTTTGGAACTGGCTCATCTTGGACTCCGCCCATGTGATATCTCGAGACAGCTACTCGTATCCCATGGTTGCGTCAGTAAGATACTGAGCAG GTTTGCTGAAACGGGATCAATCTTACCGGGAGCCATTGGCGGGAGCAAACCCCGTGTGTCCACTCCCGCTGTGGTGACACGCATCGCACAGTACAAGCAGGAGAACTCCTCCATGTTTGCCTGGGAGATCCGGGAGCGATTGCTCCTGGATGGAATCTGCAGCAAGGAGACACTGCCCAGTGTGAGCTCCATCAACAGGATCCTCCGAAACTGCTCCTCCGAACCCGAGGACAGAAAAG AGAATTTGAACGAAGATCCATTGCTTCACACCAAAGATTCGGATTGCCTTCACCTACCAAGCAGCCTGTCCCCCACATCACCGAGACGGTTTCCCGATGACAAGAGGTCCCTGTCGACGTCACCGACCGACGTCTCGTCCATGACGCCTTCATCGCGACGATCGTCCTTTGCCGTCGACGACATTTTAGGGCTTCGAGATCCCCAGCCGACAAAGAGATCAAGAATTGAAATCGTCAGGAACGACAAGGGTAATCCTGACGAGCCAG ATCAAAAGAAGGCCCGACGGGAGTCGGGAGATGTTGGAGATTGCGATGTTAAGAAATCTGTAGAGCGCCCTCCATCAGACATTCCTCTTCCCCAAGCAGAAAAATGGCTCGACAATAAG GCACTGAAATTATTACAGCAGCATTCTGGAGCCGACGGGTCCAAAGCAGTGGTGGAATTACCTCCTTCGACGACATTTCTTCCAACCCGACTTCCATCCATTCCCCCTCATCATCCACTGGCGAACACCAACCTCCCTCTGGCACGATGGGCGTTACCGTTCCTTACTCTCCGAGGAGGGCAACACTTCCCACAGCACCAAAGACCGGCCCTACCGTTTCACCCCGCTACCATACCCCACCACCCCCATCACCATTCCCAACCCACGATACAGCCTCCGCACATCATACCACACCAATCTTTCGTGCCTCATCCCGGCATTCCGCATCCTGCCATGGTGCACCCGAGATTCGCTCTTCCGATCATGGATCGAGACGAACACGATGTTCCCGCGGGAAAAAGGAGCGCTCTCAAACCCGCCATTATCGGGAACGACATCAAGCCCCGCATCATGCCGTTCTGCATTCCCGCCGCTGTTCCAAGTAAACTGATACCATCATAA